The Asticcacaulis sp. EMRT-3 region GGTTAGACGCTCGCACGCCCGATCGCTGGTTTAGGGCGCAATGCCGTCACGTCTATACGCTGACTGACTTCTCGGACAGTTAGAATTCGGAATTCGCCGTGGAAACGAGCGTCATTGAGGTTGCTTGATTACGGTCAATTACAATTTGGAAACCGCGGTTTAGTTTAAGGGTCTGTTGATCAACGTAAATGCTGGCGCCGCTTCTATCGTCAACAATATCCCCCGAATTTCGCCATAGTGGAAGTCAATAGGAGAGCTCCTTGCTTCAAACAAATATACAGGCTTCCACCGGCTCGCAATCGGCAATATACGATGTGGGCCTGCGCGCTTACATGCTCAGAATTTACATGTACATGACAGGCGGCCTCGCAACTACGGGCGCAATTGCGCTGTTCTCTGCCCAGTCCGCGACGGCTTTACACGCGATGTACAGCTACCAAGGTACCGCCATCGTGGGCATGAAGCCCTTGGCCTGGATTGTCATGTTCGCACCGCTGGGGCTTGTGATGTTCCTCAGTTTCGGGCTGCAGCGCATGAGCCTGTTCACTGCACAACTGAGCTACTGGGTTTATGCAGCGTTGATGGGGTTGTCGCTCTCTACCATATTCCTCACCTACACCGGCGAAAGCATAGCCAGCGCCCTCTTCATTACGGCCGGCACGTTCGGGGCCATGAGTCTCTACGGCTATTCGACCAAGCGCGATCTCACCGGCCTCGGCTCGGTACTGATGATGGGATTGATCGGCGTGATCATCGCCTCGGTCGTCAACCTTTTTCTAAAAAGCAATTCCTTGCAGTTCGGGATCTCCATCATTGGCGTCCTCGTCTTTATCGGCCTGACAGCCTACGATACCCAAAAACTCAAACTGCTGTACGCGACACTCACCGATAAGAACGATGGGCTTGGCAAGATCGTTATTCTGGGCGCGCTTACCCTGTATCTCGACTTCATCAACCTCTTCCTGCAACTGCTCTACCTCTTTGGCAACCGGCGCAAAAGTTGGTGACCGTTCCAATCAATCACGACAACTGGAGATATCTCATGAATATCAAGTTCCAATCC contains the following coding sequences:
- a CDS encoding Bax inhibitor-1/YccA family protein; translation: MLQTNIQASTGSQSAIYDVGLRAYMLRIYMYMTGGLATTGAIALFSAQSATALHAMYSYQGTAIVGMKPLAWIVMFAPLGLVMFLSFGLQRMSLFTAQLSYWVYAALMGLSLSTIFLTYTGESIASALFITAGTFGAMSLYGYSTKRDLTGLGSVLMMGLIGVIIASVVNLFLKSNSLQFGISIIGVLVFIGLTAYDTQKLKLLYATLTDKNDGLGKIVILGALTLYLDFINLFLQLLYLFGNRRKSW